In the genome of Lathyrus oleraceus cultivar Zhongwan6 chromosome 4, CAAS_Psat_ZW6_1.0, whole genome shotgun sequence, the window TAGTGATGCATGTGATGTTGTTTCCAACTTGGTAAAACTTACATCATATAGACCATCTAAAAAATTTCTTAATTCTTGGGTCAGTTGAATCACTGACCGGCATTGAATCCAAACACTTCTATGTTTTGAAAGGTTTCTAAGCATTGGCGGTTGATCTGCCATATTATTACTCGATACATCCAAGGAAACTAGTGACAATGAACTGCCCCCGAATGGAGATATACAGGGTAGGGAATTCATGGTTGGCGTCATCCAAGACCAAATGAGACGAGGAAAAACATCATGTGATAATCCTTCATATCCACATAAGGATATAAATCCAATGCTTTTTAATCTTAGTATTGAATGAGGAACTTCAGTCACAGCTGTATCTTTTGCATTCAGTGTTGTCAAGGATTCCATCTGCCCCATGTCTTCTTCCAACTTGTCAATCTTTGAACAACCAGAAAGTGTAAGAGTTTTCAATGATTTCAATTGATAGATCTTCTTTGGGAGATTGCCAAGACTTGTACAGTCCTTCAAATTCAACAGGAGTAGATTGCTAAGATCTCCAATAGACTTGTGTACCTCGGACAAATTTGGACAATTCTTCATAATAAGCTTTTCTAGATTCGGTAATTTTGAAAAATCAGGGGTGTTTTTCAAGTACTTAGAATAACTAACATTGAGAATTTTTAGTTTATCCAACAACTGCGCGAAGATAAATGTTCAAAAGAAAAATTAGAGAGGTTGGAGCAAATACTAGTGTCATCAAACTTTGAGTTCGGAAAGAAAATAGCATACCTTGGTTTCACTCCACACTTGTTTCATACTACTGTATTTTACATCAATAACAACTAGATTTCCCTGATAAAAGTCATCGGGTATATAGTTGAAGGTAAATCCTTGCCAATGAATCCATCTCAGTTCTTTCGAGAGATACCGATAATCTCCAATGAGCACGGCATGATCAAGTTGTAAAAGTCTCAGTTTCTTCATCTCCTTGAAAGAATCAGTACTTAACACAACTCTATTGGCTCTTTGCACCTGCAAAACCAATCCCTCTACAGTTTCTATTCCCTACACGTGAAGAGAAAAAATGAGCAAAGATTCTAAGATCTTGATAACATTGTAATGAGCATGCCAATGCAAACACAACAAAATCATCCACCCTAGAAAAATGATTCAAAAACAAGAAAAGACTCTATGGTCTTGATAAGATTATGAAGGATGATCAAAAGTTTCACATTTATAAAGAGAAAGTACTTACAGTCTGTTTTGTCAAAATATCATGCACATCCTCACGAAACCACAATCTACTACGCTTTCCAGGCTCTTTTGCTGAACTTTCTCGAACAATTTCTCTTCCCATATCTCTTATTAAATCGTGCATTCCAAGCTTGTTATTCTTTTCAATTTTTACAAGGCTCCGCTCTACCAGGACAGTTATTCCAATATCTGCATAAAGTCCGCAGCCATTTAGGATCTTAGTAACATCGGCTCTACCCTTGCCAATGAAGAAACAACATATGTCAAGAAATATATCCTTTGCCATATCATCTTTTAAACCATCGTAGCTTATTCTCAGTTTCTCTTGCACTTGATCATTAGGAATCCTCTTTAGTTTTGAGAGGACGCTTATCCATTCTTCTTTTGTCCTCTCATACAAGTAAGAACCAAGGACTTCAAGAGCAACTGGTAATCCTCCACAATAAGCCACTACATTCCTTGAGAGTTCACATAAGTCTTTTATTGGAATAGGTTGTCTAAAAGCATGCCAACTGAAAAGCTCAAGGGACTCAATTTCGTCCATTTCCTTCATTGTATCCACATAATCAACCTTTAATAAATTAAGTACGCGTATATCTCTCGTTGTAACAATTAATACACTTCCCGGACAAAACAACTTAGGATTCCCACATAGTGATTTCAACTGTTCAAATGTGGTCACATCATCAAGTACAACTAATGTCTTTTTCCCTCTAAATCTTTTCTCAATCTTCGTGGTCCCTAACGCAATACTATGTATCTTCTCCTTTGTGTTCAATATATCTAAAAGTAGTTGTTCTTGTAAACGAAT includes:
- the LOC127076559 gene encoding disease resistance protein RUN1, whose product is MEYIHDVFINFRGKDTRHSFVSHLNAGLTNAGIKTYIDNQLHKGTELGPELSRAIECSRISILVFSKNYAESCWCLNELQKVIECHLTRNQLVVPVFYDVEPSVVRHQKGAFGQVLRATAKLHSPKLLIWRSALTQAAHFSGWHVKNYRSEGELVQQIVEDVLVKLDSSFLSITAYPVGLESRVRKVIDFIENQSKKVCMIGIWGMGGSGKTTTAKAIYNRIHRKFVDRSFVENVREVCEKENRGIIRLQEQLLLDILNTKEKIHSIALGTTKIEKRFRGKKTLVVLDDVTTFEQLKSLCGNPKLFCPGSVLIVTTRDIRVLNLLKVDYVDTMKEMDEIESLELFSWHAFRQPIPIKDLCELSRNVVAYCGGLPVALEVLGSYLYERTKEEWISVLSKLKRIPNDQVQEKLRISYDGLKDDMAKDIFLDICCFFIGKGRADVTKILNGCGLYADIGITVLVERSLVKIEKNNKLGMHDLIRDMGREIVRESSAKEPGKRSRLWFREDVHDILTKQTGIETVEGLVLQVQRANRVVLSTDSFKEMKKLRLLQLDHAVLIGDYRYLSKELRWIHWQGFTFNYIPDDFYQGNLVVIDVKYSSMKQVWSETKLLDKLKILNVSYSKYLKNTPDFSKLPNLEKLIMKNCPNLSEVHKSIGDLSNLLLLNLKDCTSLGNLPKKIYQLKSLKTLTLSGCSKIDKLEEDMGQMESLTTLNAKDTAVTEVPHSILRLKSIGFISLCGYEGLSHDVFPRLIWSWMTPTMNSLPCISPFGGSSLSLVSLDVSSNNMADQPPMLRNLSKHRSVWIQCRSVIQLTQELRNFLDGLYDVSFTKLETTSHASLILDISLKSLLIEMGNCHMLINTLGKSISQGFANNDSSNFFLPDGNYPSWLAYACEGPSVLFQVPEDIHCHMNGIVLSVVYSSTSENMATECLTNVLIINYTKCTIQIYKGDTVMSFNDEDWKGLTSNLGPGDNVEIFVAFRHGLIVKETVVYLIYNHSVTVETDSSINVEMKLSPEVNLQPSSVVKMEPLLDVKTEPSRNRNEKIFSRLAKRIGECLCIERNRGLNNF